A window from Solanum stenotomum isolate F172 chromosome 7, ASM1918654v1, whole genome shotgun sequence encodes these proteins:
- the LOC125869736 gene encoding uncharacterized protein LOC125869736, producing MKGNCKVFCAEEGSFFDNLKLGGNQGQNHRRNEEGFNPHYQPRVGNQGWNHLRGEGPRRYFQEWTEHNNHEEFKTQLSDSPTSRGNDSSSKVNDLLTRILEKVDGSDDLLKGMRDDFSSLNNKVNSHSNAIKMLEGQFNLLSAQLTTKMPKENEEEELVVITCSEKVAIGNEGEERKENQGGEEEEITDHQNLGKKAQEGMNQHNETLKIIQPLPKIPPPFPQRLKKKTENEKFKIFLSVFNKLSINLPLVKALLEMPGYAKFMKELVTKKRILDYETIEVPHSCSAIMTNELIIKRADPGAFTIPCTTGMLQFVNVLYDLGESINLMAYAIYKQLGLGEPKATTIRLLMADRLIYHHVGILYDILVKVDQFIFPADFVILYCEIDVEVPIILGRPFLATGKALVDVESGKLKFRVNDDEVTFTICKSMKQPSDIHVVSTKDVIDEAVASVSHLLRKNETLESILANHEESEIQEYDEMIAALTGLGAYARNPIKLDINLKN from the coding sequence ATGAAAGGCAACTGTAAAGTGTTTTGCGCAGAGGAGGGTTCTTTTTTCGATAACTTGAAATTGGGAGGGAATCAAGGTCAAAACCACAGAAGGAATGAGGAGGGTTTCAACCCGCACTATCAACCGCGggttggaaatcaaggttggaaccaCCTTAGAGGTGAAGGACCTAGGCGATATTTCCAAGAGTGGACTGAGCATAACAATCATGAAGAATTCAAAACTCAATTGAGTGACAGCCCGACATCAAGGGGGAATGACAGCAGCTCTAAGGTGAATGATCTACTGACACGAATTCTTGAGAAAGTTGATGGCTCTGATGATTTGCTAAAGGGAATGAGAGATGATTTTTCTTCACTAAATAACAAGGTGAACTCTCATTCTAATGCCATCAAGATGCTTGAAGGTCAATTTAATCTCCTATCGGCTCAACTAACAACCAAGATGCCAAAGgaaaatgaggaagaagagTTGGTTGTAATTACCTGTAGCGAGAAGGTAGCGATAGGTAATGAAGGAGAAGAACGTAAGGAAAATCAGggtggggaagaagaagaaattaccGATCATCAAAACCTCGGCAAGAAAGCACAAGAAGGAATGAATCAGCACAATGAAACCCTAAAAATAATACAACCCTTACCCAAAATACCTCCACCTTTTCCCCAGcgtttgaaaaagaaaactgaaaatgAGAAGTTTAAAATATTCTTGTCTGTGTTCAACAAGTTGTCCATCAACCTTCCTTTGGTGAAAGCATTGCTGGAGATGCCAGGGTATGCTAAATTCATGAAAGAGTTAGTCACCAAGAAGAGGATCTTGGATTATGAAACGATTGAAGTGCCTCACAGTTGCAGTGCGATCATGACAAATGAGTTAATCATTAAAAGAgcagaccctggtgctttcaccaTCCCGTGTACTACTGGAATGCTCCAATTTGTCAATGTTTTATATGACCTAGGAGAAAGCATCAACCTGATGGCATACGCCATATACAAGCAACTTGGATTGGGAGAACCAAAGGCAACTACAATAAGACTTCTCATGGCAGATCGATTGATCTATCATCATGTTGGGATCCTCTATGATATCTTGGTCAAAGTAGATCAGTTCATATTTCCAGCTGACTTTGTGATTTTATACTGTGAAATTGATGTTGAGGTccccattattttgggaaggccATTCTTAGCAACTGGTAAAGCATTAGTGGATGTTGAAAGTGGCAAGTTGAAATTTCGTGTGAATGACGATGAGGTAACTTTCACCATCTGCAAATCCATGAAGCAACCAAGTGATATCCATGTAGTGTCTACTAAAGATGTTATAGATGAGGCAGTGGCAAGTGTGAGCCATCTGTTGCGCAAGAATGAGACTCTTGAGTCAATACTTGCAAATCATGAAGAATCGGAAATTCAGGAATATGATGAAATGATCGCAGCCCTAACAGGGTTAGGAGCATATGCACGAAATCCAATTAAGTTGGATATCAACCTGAAAAACTGA